A DNA window from Thalassospiraceae bacterium LMO-JJ14 contains the following coding sequences:
- a CDS encoding homoserine kinase, producing the protein MAVYTEIDDDALIDFIAGYDIGEVLSCKGIAEGIENSNFIVTTTTGPYILTLYEKRVQIEDLPFFLGLMDHAAAHGIPCPVPLRTKAGETLRELSERPAAVVSFLAGMWPRRPTVEHCRQVGEALALFHLATEGFPLKRANALGTDSWAGLLKSSGDGADSVKKGLSDMLSGTLKELTAEWPDDLPKGVIHADLFPDNVFFRQDHLSGMIDFYFACNDQFAYDIAICLNAWCFEPDLSFNVTKARRLLRGYQDVRPLTRAEIDAMPLLAQGAAMRFLLTRLYDWLHTPEDAFVTPKSPMEYIRKLEFHRRVKGPESYGID; encoded by the coding sequence ATGGCGGTTTACACGGAAATTGATGACGATGCACTGATAGACTTCATTGCCGGTTACGACATCGGCGAGGTGCTGTCGTGCAAGGGTATTGCCGAAGGCATTGAAAACTCCAATTTCATCGTTACCACGACGACGGGTCCCTATATCCTGACGCTCTATGAAAAGCGTGTTCAGATTGAGGATTTACCGTTCTTTCTGGGGCTGATGGACCACGCGGCGGCGCATGGCATTCCATGTCCGGTGCCGCTGCGGACGAAGGCCGGCGAAACGCTTCGCGAACTTTCCGAACGACCCGCGGCGGTCGTCAGTTTTCTCGCCGGTATGTGGCCGAGGCGGCCGACGGTGGAACATTGCCGCCAGGTCGGCGAAGCGCTGGCGCTTTTTCATCTGGCGACGGAAGGCTTTCCCCTGAAACGGGCCAATGCGCTGGGTACGGATTCCTGGGCGGGACTTCTGAAATCGTCGGGTGACGGTGCCGACAGCGTCAAAAAAGGCCTGAGCGACATGCTTTCAGGGACGCTGAAGGAGCTCACGGCGGAGTGGCCGGATGACCTGCCGAAGGGTGTCATCCACGCAGATCTTTTTCCGGATAATGTCTTTTTTCGCCAGGACCACCTTTCAGGCATGATCGATTTCTATTTCGCCTGCAACGATCAGTTTGCCTATGACATTGCGATCTGCCTGAACGCCTGGTGCTTTGAGCCGGACCTGAGTTTCAATGTGACCAAGGCACGAAGGCTTCTGCGCGGCTATCAGGATGTGCGTCCGCTGACCCGCGCCGAAATCGACGCCATGCCGCTGCTGGCACAGGGCGCGGCGATGCGGTTCTTGCTGACGCGGCTTTATGACTGGCTGCATACCCCTGAAGACGCGTTCGTGACACCGAAAAGCCCGATGGAATACATCAGGAAGCTCGAATTTCATCGGCGTGTAAAAGGACCGGAATCCTATGGCATCGACTGA